CACGAATACCACAATGTACTCGCGGCCCTCTTCTAGCTCCGGTATGTTTTCTGCATGCAAGGCGCCAGCCTGCACCCCAGATAGGGGCTGCGCAGAGCCTCCTTATACCCTAAGTACACTATAGGATGCCAGTAGCCTCCTAGCGAGGGATACCGAGGCCTTGGATCCGCGGGATGAAGCTAGGAGGTTGGCAGGACTTCTCGCAGAATCACGCCACGCAATAGTGTTCACCGGTGCAGGCGTGAGCACAGAGAGCGGTATACCCGACTTCCGTGGACCTAGCGGGCTTTGGCGTCGCATACCGCCCGAGGTGTTTACGATAGAGTATTTCCTCGAGAGGCCGCTCGAGGTCTGGAGGCTCTTCAGTGAATTCTTCTACAGCTTCCGCGGAGCCAAGCCGAACCCCGCCCACCTGGCTATAGCCAGGCTAGAGGAGCTAGGCGTTGTCAAGGCAGTTATAACTCAAAACATCGATGGCCTACACCAGGCCGCGGGTAGCCGGAAGGTGATAGAGCTACACGGCAACCTCCGCTGGGCCCGGTGCATGAGCTGCGGCCACAAGGTGGCACTAGACGATGCCGTGGAGACCGTCCGTAGGGGGCAGCTGCCCCACTGTCCCCGCTGCGGAGGCTTGCTTAAGCCCGACGCAGTATTCTTCGGCGAGCCTCTCCCCGACGATGCACTAGAGGAAGCCTTCCGCGAGGCCCGCTCTGCCGATCTAGTGCTAGTGGTAGGCTCTAGCCTCACCGTCTACCCTGCAGCCTACATCCCAGAGTATGCCCGGCGCAGAGGAGCACGACTAGTCATAGTGAACCTCGAGCCTACACCTCTTGACAATCTGGCGGAGATGATTGTGCACCGTAAAGCGGGAGAGTTCTTACCCCTCGTCGTAAAGGAATTGGAGAAGATTCTCGGGCTAAATTCAGGCTAGCCGCGGCCGGCTAGTAGTTGCGCAGCTGCTATCAAGACCACGCCCGCCCCGTAAAGCACTGTGAAGGGCTCGCTGAAGAGGAGCCAGCCCCAGGCCATGGAGAGGACTAGTTCCAGTGTAGCAGCTATAGAGGCGCGATGCGGTTCTACCCCCTTGCTCAGTCCTCGGTAGAAGAGGATGTATGAAAGATGGCTCACCACTATAGCTAGGTAGGCTGCCGCGGGTAGACACTGAAGCGTCACCTTCACACTACCGGGCATGACCACCGTTGCCGCCAAGGCGCCGGGGAGTAGCCAGGCCTGTGTACCTGCAGCGACACTAGAGGGCTCCAGACCCGTTATTATCCTGGCAGCAGCGTATACGGTGGCAGCATAGAAGGCGCCACTGGCTAGCCCCCAGACTAGGCCTCCAGGGCTGACGAGCCCTCCCCAGGCCTCGCCGGCCAACAGCAAAGCACCCGCGATGGTGAACGTAGTGGCGAGAAGCTTCGAGGAGCCTGGTTTCCAGTGTTCAAGGGTTAGCTGGTAGGCTAGTATCCATGCTGGCGCCGTGTAGAGGAGAGCGGCTGCACGCCCTACGCCGAGTGCCTCGACCGCGTAGTAGTAGGAGACGTAGAAGGGCGTGAAGAGCGTCAAGGCGATGCCGATTACGCGGCGGTCAAACACTACACTCGGGCGGTATAGTCCGGCAACGAGCCCGAGCAGCGTCGCCAGCGCCGCTAGCGCTTGCCTCGCCACGAGTATGCCCAGTGGACTACAGCCAGCCGTGTAGCCGAGTCTTGTGGCCACGCCTATAGTGGACCATAGCGCCGCAGCCGCGTAGACCGCTAAAAGACCGCCGCCACGCCGCATACCCAGCTGCCGTGACGCGGACACAGAGATAGGTCTCGCCTAATAGGATAGGTGTTTGCCACGAGGGAGAGCTAGCTACTTGCCAGGAAGCCGAGGCGACGTAGCAGGTTCGGGAGCGGCTGCGGGTTGAGTACCCATTGGCCCTCGAAGGGGTCGTACATCTCCACTGGTATAGTAGTCCCAAAGCCGCGGGTTACGACACCCACGTAGAGTATGCATTCTCCTAGCAGCTGGCGTGCATACTCTGTAGCCTCATCAGGCAATACAAGCACTGTTGCTACCGTCTCCTCACCCAGAAATATGCTGGGAGTACTCCATGTCGCGAGCGCAAAAGCATAGAGTATGGGGAAGCAGTCTCTCCTAACACGTATGAAGAGTGGTATGGGCCTATCAGAGCCTATCGCCGCTGCTAGAAGAAGTACCCGGCCTACCAGCTTTGCAGCGCTAAGTTGCCGATACCTCTGAGCTAAGCGTCGGTAGTTTAGCCTATGACTCAGACCTTCTATCTCAAGTCTCTCAGAGTATATAGGGCTAGGGTCTTGAAGCTCTCTTACACCTGCAAGAGGGTTTAGGTCAAGCCCAGCGTAAATCATCAAGTCAAGCAAGTTTATCTTCGCCTGAGGAACCTCCTCAAGGACACGTAAAGCCTTGCTAATTTCTTCATGCAGACTGCCAGGGCGTGGTAGTCTCCGGGGTTTATTGCAGTCAAACTGGAGCGGTATCGTTACACCTAGCTCTATCTCGCCATTAAGCTTCCTTTCAATCTCAGGAATCAGTTCGTACACATAGCCTTCTGGCAACAAGTAGCTATAGATATGCATATTGTCTAGGGTTGCTCGATAGGAGTGAAGATACCGATACAATGGTATACCTAATCGTTCAAGGTCACTAATTCTTGTAGCTTCACCAACCGGTGTCCTTGTATACACTACTGCCGTAAGGAGGCCCAACGGTCGCACATCCCTTATATGTTGAGGCCATAGCTCGTGTC
The window above is part of the Pyrodictium delaneyi genome. Proteins encoded here:
- the cobB gene encoding NAD-dependent protein deacetylase, which produces MDPRDEARRLAGLLAESRHAIVFTGAGVSTESGIPDFRGPSGLWRRIPPEVFTIEYFLERPLEVWRLFSEFFYSFRGAKPNPAHLAIARLEELGVVKAVITQNIDGLHQAAGSRKVIELHGNLRWARCMSCGHKVALDDAVETVRRGQLPHCPRCGGLLKPDAVFFGEPLPDDALEEAFREARSADLVLVVGSSLTVYPAAYIPEYARRRGARLVIVNLEPTPLDNLAEMIVHRKAGEFLPLVVKELEKILGLNSG
- a CDS encoding DMT family transporter; protein product: MSASRQLGMRRGGGLLAVYAAAALWSTIGVATRLGYTAGCSPLGILVARQALAALATLLGLVAGLYRPSVVFDRRVIGIALTLFTPFYVSYYYAVEALGVGRAAALLYTAPAWILAYQLTLEHWKPGSSKLLATTFTIAGALLLAGEAWGGLVSPGGLVWGLASGAFYAATVYAAARIITGLEPSSVAAGTQAWLLPGALAATVVMPGSVKVTLQCLPAAAYLAIVVSHLSYILFYRGLSKGVEPHRASIAATLELVLSMAWGWLLFSEPFTVLYGAGVVLIAAAQLLAGRG